From Glycine soja cultivar W05 chromosome 4, ASM419377v2, whole genome shotgun sequence, the proteins below share one genomic window:
- the LOC114410013 gene encoding protein SUPPRESSOR OF GENE SILENCING 3-like isoform X1: MKQRQRFFLFPINNILLRLEVYPTEHIKMSLKRGGGRPVTVANNDMSKGKSISEPQPKVEQLTQGIADTKLNSEQDDGEWEVYARKSKNKAGSSAAKPWGPPVHNSNPRAWGNAEMVQKPGIRSHGGVGRSSGNPWQTPNANFRRPAGRGNGRPQLGTSGYESNYVTPNPVIRPPLEHGWNWQSRPGAMQSNVRDEISPEDLQKNYGVDDDGEEEESDDLEDTDDDLMSDDDDSDASQKSHETRKKSKWYKKFFEILDGLTVEQINEPERQWHCPACQGGPGAIDWYRGLQPLVTHAKTKGSKRVKIHRELAILLDEELRRRGTSVIPAGEVFGKWKGLKEEEKDHEIVWPPMVVIQNTKLEQDENDKWIGMGNQELLDYFSTYAAAKARHSYGPQGHRGMSVLIFEASASGYLEAERLHKHFAEQGTDKDAWFNRPILYLPGGNRQLYGYMATKEDLDFFNRHSQGKSRLKYDIMSYQEMVVHQIRQMNEDNQQLLYFKDKAVKGAKHTKALEESIGIMSEKLRKTMEENRIVRRRTKMQHEETKEEMYMQEQFFKDQIKIIHDSRDAKEEDFEKMQQEEREKVKQSSSTGHVNAEEYRLKVEEYLKFVEVQDKEMENFVAEKEKLLHAHGMGYAAMKRRHWEEEVQYEQKFDEELANLMEKYSPLEKFNGI, translated from the exons aaCAGAGCAtataaaaatgagtttgaaaagaGGAGGTGGGAGACCTGTAACTGTGGCTAACAATGATATGTCCAAAGGGAAAAGCATATCTGAACCTCAGCCAAAAGTTGAGCAGTTGACTCAGGGTATTGCTGATACTAAGCTAAACTCAGAACAAGATGATGGTGAGTGGGAGGTATATGCAAGGAAATCCAAGAACAAGGCTGGAAGCAGTGCTGCAAAACCATGGGGCCCCCCGGTCCATAATTCTAATCCTAGGGCATGGGGGAATGCTGAAATGGTTCAAAAGCCAGGCATCCGGAGTCATGGTGGAGTTGGAAGATCTTCTGGAAATCCCTGGCAGACACCAAATGCTAACTTTAGGAGACCAGCTGGCAGAGGAAATGGAAGGCCTCAATTAGGAACAAGTGGATATGAAAGCAACTATGTGACTCCAAATCCTGTAATTCGGCCTCCACTCGAGCATGGCTGGAACTGGCAATCCAGACCTGGTGCAATGCAGTCCAATGTAAGGGATGAAATTTCACCAGAGGACCTTCAAAAGAATTATGGTGTTGATGATGATGGGGAGGAGGAGGAATCTGATGATTTGGAAGATACTGATGATGATCTGATGAGTGATGACGATGATTCTGATGCTAGTCAAAAGAGTCATGAGACACGTAAGAAAAGCAAATGGTATAAGAAGTTCTTTGAGATTTTGGATGGCTTGACTGTTGAACAGATAAACGAACCAGAAAGACAGTGGCATTGTCCAGCTTGCCAAGGTGGTCCTGGAGCTATTGATTGGTACAGAGGACTGCAGCCCTTGGTGACACATGCCAAAACAAAGGGATCAAAAAGGGTGAAGATTCACAGGGAGCTTGCTATACTTTTGGATGAGGAATTACGCAGAAGGGGTACTTCAGTAATTCCAGCTGGGGAAGTATTTGGAAAGTGGAAAGgtttgaaagaagaagaaaaggaccaTGAGATAGTTTGGCCTCCAATGGTTGTCATTCAGAATACAAAGCTTGAACAGGATGAAAATGATAAG TGGATAGGTATGGGTAACCAAGAACTTCTTGATTATTTTAGCACATATGCTGCTGCAAAAGCACGGCACTCTTATGGCCCACAGGGTCATCGTGGGATGAGTGTTTTGATATTTGAAGCCTCAGCTAGTGGCTATCTAGAGGCAGAGCGTCTCCACAAGCATTTTGCAGAGCAAGGAACTGATAAAGATGCTTGGTTCAATCGCCCTATTTTATATCTACCTGGGGGGAATCGCCAGCTCTATGGATACATGGCTACAAAAGAAGATCTGGACTTTTTCAACAGGCATTCCCAAG GTAAATCTAGACTCAAATATGACATAATGTCATATCAGGAGATGGTTGTACACCAAATTCGGCAAATGAATGAAGACAACCAACAGCTGCTCTATTTTAAGGACAAGGCTGTGAAAGGtgcaaaacacacaaaagctcTTGAAGAATCTATTGGTATAATGTCTGAGAAGCTGCGGAAGACAATGGAGGAAAATCGCATTGTGAGGAGGAGAACTAAAATGCAACATGAAGAGACCAAAGAAGAG ATGTATATGCAAGAACAATTCTTCAAAGACCAGATCAAAATCATTCATGATTCAAGGGATGCAAAGGAAGAAGATTTTGAGAAGATGCAACAGGAAGAGCGTGAGAAGGTGAAGCAGTCAAGTAGTACTGGTCATGTGAATGCTGAGGAATATAGACTCAA GGTGGAAGAGTATCTGAAATTTGTTGAGGTCCAAGATAAAGAAATGGAGAACTTTGTTGCTGAAAAGGAGAAACTGTTGCATGCTCATGGCATGGGTTATGCTGCAATGAAGCGGAGGCATTGGGAGGAAGAAGTTCAGTATGAGCAGAAGTTTGATGAGGAACTCGCCAACCTCATGGAAAAGTACTCCCCGTTGGAGAAGTTCAATGGTATCTAA
- the LOC114410013 gene encoding protein SUPPRESSOR OF GENE SILENCING 3-like isoform X2: MSLKRGGGRPVTVANNDMSKGKSISEPQPKVEQLTQGIADTKLNSEQDDGEWEVYARKSKNKAGSSAAKPWGPPVHNSNPRAWGNAEMVQKPGIRSHGGVGRSSGNPWQTPNANFRRPAGRGNGRPQLGTSGYESNYVTPNPVIRPPLEHGWNWQSRPGAMQSNVRDEISPEDLQKNYGVDDDGEEEESDDLEDTDDDLMSDDDDSDASQKSHETRKKSKWYKKFFEILDGLTVEQINEPERQWHCPACQGGPGAIDWYRGLQPLVTHAKTKGSKRVKIHRELAILLDEELRRRGTSVIPAGEVFGKWKGLKEEEKDHEIVWPPMVVIQNTKLEQDENDKWIGMGNQELLDYFSTYAAAKARHSYGPQGHRGMSVLIFEASASGYLEAERLHKHFAEQGTDKDAWFNRPILYLPGGNRQLYGYMATKEDLDFFNRHSQGKSRLKYDIMSYQEMVVHQIRQMNEDNQQLLYFKDKAVKGAKHTKALEESIGIMSEKLRKTMEENRIVRRRTKMQHEETKEEMYMQEQFFKDQIKIIHDSRDAKEEDFEKMQQEEREKVKQSSSTGHVNAEEYRLKVEEYLKFVEVQDKEMENFVAEKEKLLHAHGMGYAAMKRRHWEEEVQYEQKFDEELANLMEKYSPLEKFNGI; this comes from the exons atgagtttgaaaagaGGAGGTGGGAGACCTGTAACTGTGGCTAACAATGATATGTCCAAAGGGAAAAGCATATCTGAACCTCAGCCAAAAGTTGAGCAGTTGACTCAGGGTATTGCTGATACTAAGCTAAACTCAGAACAAGATGATGGTGAGTGGGAGGTATATGCAAGGAAATCCAAGAACAAGGCTGGAAGCAGTGCTGCAAAACCATGGGGCCCCCCGGTCCATAATTCTAATCCTAGGGCATGGGGGAATGCTGAAATGGTTCAAAAGCCAGGCATCCGGAGTCATGGTGGAGTTGGAAGATCTTCTGGAAATCCCTGGCAGACACCAAATGCTAACTTTAGGAGACCAGCTGGCAGAGGAAATGGAAGGCCTCAATTAGGAACAAGTGGATATGAAAGCAACTATGTGACTCCAAATCCTGTAATTCGGCCTCCACTCGAGCATGGCTGGAACTGGCAATCCAGACCTGGTGCAATGCAGTCCAATGTAAGGGATGAAATTTCACCAGAGGACCTTCAAAAGAATTATGGTGTTGATGATGATGGGGAGGAGGAGGAATCTGATGATTTGGAAGATACTGATGATGATCTGATGAGTGATGACGATGATTCTGATGCTAGTCAAAAGAGTCATGAGACACGTAAGAAAAGCAAATGGTATAAGAAGTTCTTTGAGATTTTGGATGGCTTGACTGTTGAACAGATAAACGAACCAGAAAGACAGTGGCATTGTCCAGCTTGCCAAGGTGGTCCTGGAGCTATTGATTGGTACAGAGGACTGCAGCCCTTGGTGACACATGCCAAAACAAAGGGATCAAAAAGGGTGAAGATTCACAGGGAGCTTGCTATACTTTTGGATGAGGAATTACGCAGAAGGGGTACTTCAGTAATTCCAGCTGGGGAAGTATTTGGAAAGTGGAAAGgtttgaaagaagaagaaaaggaccaTGAGATAGTTTGGCCTCCAATGGTTGTCATTCAGAATACAAAGCTTGAACAGGATGAAAATGATAAG TGGATAGGTATGGGTAACCAAGAACTTCTTGATTATTTTAGCACATATGCTGCTGCAAAAGCACGGCACTCTTATGGCCCACAGGGTCATCGTGGGATGAGTGTTTTGATATTTGAAGCCTCAGCTAGTGGCTATCTAGAGGCAGAGCGTCTCCACAAGCATTTTGCAGAGCAAGGAACTGATAAAGATGCTTGGTTCAATCGCCCTATTTTATATCTACCTGGGGGGAATCGCCAGCTCTATGGATACATGGCTACAAAAGAAGATCTGGACTTTTTCAACAGGCATTCCCAAG GTAAATCTAGACTCAAATATGACATAATGTCATATCAGGAGATGGTTGTACACCAAATTCGGCAAATGAATGAAGACAACCAACAGCTGCTCTATTTTAAGGACAAGGCTGTGAAAGGtgcaaaacacacaaaagctcTTGAAGAATCTATTGGTATAATGTCTGAGAAGCTGCGGAAGACAATGGAGGAAAATCGCATTGTGAGGAGGAGAACTAAAATGCAACATGAAGAGACCAAAGAAGAG ATGTATATGCAAGAACAATTCTTCAAAGACCAGATCAAAATCATTCATGATTCAAGGGATGCAAAGGAAGAAGATTTTGAGAAGATGCAACAGGAAGAGCGTGAGAAGGTGAAGCAGTCAAGTAGTACTGGTCATGTGAATGCTGAGGAATATAGACTCAA GGTGGAAGAGTATCTGAAATTTGTTGAGGTCCAAGATAAAGAAATGGAGAACTTTGTTGCTGAAAAGGAGAAACTGTTGCATGCTCATGGCATGGGTTATGCTGCAATGAAGCGGAGGCATTGGGAGGAAGAAGTTCAGTATGAGCAGAAGTTTGATGAGGAACTCGCCAACCTCATGGAAAAGTACTCCCCGTTGGAGAAGTTCAATGGTATCTAA
- the LOC114410014 gene encoding CLPTM1-like membrane protein cnrB, whose translation MAPPAPAVEGGQAPQGRQQQPQGGFGLSGIIRMAVFWYFASKFFSPKKPTEPSALISNLYQKAQPLDMWLYLSEYEKFNDFGSESSLVWHETNIPYAVWGPESTRTLTLKYHPSESLKHNGSLYAHVFFAHSGFSPDPSDPEYQPQAAFGRTHPVVMYLPKSQADKKKSLLGGSPDSSEAQVTSKVVDESEDDDDSNDDGPVEWASYWKPNITINLVADFTQYPKTGVAPNIAPYLNIDPFTGNYYPIVYFNEFWLLRDKLIPLNETVTELSLNLEVGPISMTKWQLFLQIDQSFQIHRSYGSMLEGEADELKRVFLEGNPYLLAITMVVSLLHSVFDFLAFKNDIQFWNKNKSMEGLSAKTVVVSFACQLIIFLYLLDNDTSWMILASSGIGCVIEFWKIGKAMRIEIDRTGRIPMLKLRDRESYVRNKTKEYDDIAMKYLFYVLFLLVAGFSVYSLMYERHKSWYSWILSSLTSCVYMFGFIMMCPQLFINYKLKSVAHLPWRQMTYKFLNTIIDDLFAFVIKMPTLHRLSVFRDDLIFVIYLYQRWIYKVDKKRVNEFGFGGEDDQAVAETDAAKEEEKKTN comes from the exons ATGGCGCCGCCTGCGCCAGCAGTTGAAGGCGGCCAGGCGCCGCAAGGGCGGCAGCAACAGCCGCAAGGAGGGTTTGGCCTCTCCGGAATCATACGCATGGCAGTTTTCTGGTACTTCGCCTCCAAATTCTTTTCCCCCAAAAAACCTACCGAACCTTCCGCTCTCATCTCCAATCTCTATCAGAAGGCACAGCCTCtg GATATGTGGCTTTATCTTTCCGAGTACGAGAAGTTCAATGACTTTGGTAGTGAAAGTTCTCTTGTATGGCATGAAACCAATATTCCGTATGCCGTTTGGGGACCTGAGAGTACCAGGACTCTAACTTTGAAGTATCATCCGTCTGAG TCTTTGAAGCATAATGGGAGTCTATATGCTCATGTTTTCTTTGCACACTCTGGCTTTTCGCCTGACCCAAGTGATCCAGAATACCAGCCTCAAGCAGCATTTGGAAGGACGCATC CTGTTGTGATGTACTTGCCCAAGTCACAAgcagataaaaagaaaagtctGTTGGGAGGTTCACCAGATTCTAGTGAGGCTCAAGTGACATCCAAG GTGGTTGATGAAtctgaagatgatgatgattctaatGATGATGGTCCTGTGGAGTGGGCTTCATATTGGAAACCAAATATAACAATAAACTTGGTTGCTGACTTCACTCA GTACCCAAAAACAGGTGTAGCACCAAACATTGCTCCAT ACTTGAACATCGATCCTTTTACTGGGAACTACTATccaattgtttatttcaatgaGTTCTGGTTACTCAGGGATAAGCTGATACCTTTAAACGAGACAGTGACTGAATTATCACTTAACCTGGAAGTTGGTCCCATTAGTATGACAAAGTGGCAGTTATTCCTGCAGATTGACCAGTCCTTCCAGATTCACCGTAGTTATGGAAGCATGCTTGAAGGCGAGGCTGATGAACTCAAG AGGGTATTCTTGGAAGGGAATCCTTACCTCCTGGCAATTACCATGGTTGTTTCTCTTCTTCATTCAGTCTTTGACTTCTTGGCTTTCAAGAATG ACATCCAATTTTGGAACAAAAATAAATCTATGGAAGGACTCTCTGCAAAGACCGTTGTTGTGAGCTTTGCTTGTCAGCTTATCATCTTCCTTTATCTACTTGACAATGACACCTCTTGGATGATTCTTGCAAGCTCTGGAATTGGTTGTGTTATTGAGTTTTGGAAAATTGGTAAAGCCATGCGCATAGAG ATTGATAGGACAGGAAGGATACCTATGTTGAAGCTCCGCGATCGAGAATCATACGTACGGAATAAGACAAAGGAATATGATGATATTGCTATGAAGTATTTGTTCTATGTTTTATTTCTCCTTGTTGCTGGCTTTTCTGTTTACTCACTGATGTATGAGCGTCACAAGAGCTGGTATTCTTGGATTTTGTCTTCGCTCACAAGTTGTGTATACATGTTTG GTTTTATTATGATGTGCCCTCAATTGTTCATCAACTACAAGCTCAAATCTGTTGCTCATCTACCTTGGAGGCAAATGACTTACAAGTTTCTCAACACCATAATTGATGACCTTTTTGCCTTTGTCATTAAAATGCCAACACTCCATCGGCTTTCTGTCTTCCGTGATG ATCTTATCTTTGTCATATACTTATACCAGAGGTGGATTTATAAAGTGGACAAGAAACGTGTTAACGAATTTGGTTTTGGAGGTGAGGATGATCAGGCTGTGGCAGAGACAGACGctgcaaaggaagaagagaagaaaactaATTGA
- the LOC114410015 gene encoding protein phosphatase 1 regulatory subunit INH3-like gives MDRRTNTSRPVALSSPSITATTTTTITILNSEPSSSSSQQEQQQPEVLFLPLNRKKKKVSWKEGTVDNEFMQKKSSKKCCIFHKQKPFDEDDSDEDEHHSDEHPHDSGFCCKNYDEAGPSS, from the coding sequence ATGGACAGACGCACGAACACCTCCAGGCCAGTGGCATTGTCTTCCCCTTCTATCactgccaccaccaccaccaccataacAATTTTGAACTCTGAGCCATCATCCTCTTCATCCCAGCAGGAACAACAGCAACCAGAAGTCCTCTTCCTCCCACTCAAtcgcaagaagaagaaggtttcTTGGAAAGAGGGCACTGTAGACAACGAGTTCATGCAGAAAAAGAGTTCCAAGAAGTGCTGTATCTTCCATAAACAAAAGCCCTTTGATGAAGATGATAGTGATGAAGATGAACATCACTCTGATGAACACCCTCACGATAGTGGGTTTTGCTGTAAGAATTATGATGAAGCTGGCCCAAGCAGTTAG
- the LOC114410017 gene encoding acyl-coenzyme A thioesterase 13 isoform X1, translated as MDLEAVKRYLEKGGETASAVDGLPPRFLEPLIMNALKVDLIETGRVVCSMKIPPRLLNAGNSLHGGAIAALVDVVGSAAIPTVGYSAPNTGVSVEINVSYLDAAYADVSRLLSLEEIEIEARALRVGKAVAVISVEFKKKKTGKVFAQGRHTKFLPLSSKM; from the exons ATGGACTTGGAAGCAGTGAAGAGGTACTTAGAGAAAGGAGGAGAAACAGCATCGGCGGTGGATGGGTTGCCTCCGAGGTTTCTGGAACCGTTAATAATGAACGCTCTTAAGGTCGATCTCATCGAAACTGGTCGCGTTGTCTGCTCCATGAAGATACCTCCGCGTTTACTC AATGCTGGGAATTCGTTACACGGTGGCGCCATCGCTGCTCTGGTCGACGTGGTGGGGTCCGCTGCGATTCCCACCGTTGGATATTCGGCTCCCAATACTGGGGTTTCTGTTGAGATTAATGTTTCGTATTTGGATGCTGCCTATGCCGATGTATCTCGCTTACTTTCTCTT GAGGAGATTGAGATCGAGGCCAGGGCTCTGCGTGTAGGGAAGGCTGTTGCCGTTATAAGCGTGGagttcaagaagaaaaaaactggcAAAGTTTTTGCCCAGGGGCGTCATACCAAGTTTCTTCCTCTTTCCAGTAAAATGTGA
- the LOC114410017 gene encoding acyl-coenzyme A thioesterase 13 isoform X2, translating into MDLEAVKRYLEKGGETASAVDGLPPRFLEPLIMNALKVDLIETGRVVCSMKIPPRLLNAGNSLHGGAIAALVDVVGSAAIPTVGYSAPNTGVSVEINVSYLDAAYADEEIEIEARALRVGKAVAVISVEFKKKKTGKVFAQGRHTKFLPLSSKM; encoded by the exons ATGGACTTGGAAGCAGTGAAGAGGTACTTAGAGAAAGGAGGAGAAACAGCATCGGCGGTGGATGGGTTGCCTCCGAGGTTTCTGGAACCGTTAATAATGAACGCTCTTAAGGTCGATCTCATCGAAACTGGTCGCGTTGTCTGCTCCATGAAGATACCTCCGCGTTTACTC AATGCTGGGAATTCGTTACACGGTGGCGCCATCGCTGCTCTGGTCGACGTGGTGGGGTCCGCTGCGATTCCCACCGTTGGATATTCGGCTCCCAATACTGGGGTTTCTGTTGAGATTAATGTTTCGTATTTGGATGCTGCCTATGCCGAT GAGGAGATTGAGATCGAGGCCAGGGCTCTGCGTGTAGGGAAGGCTGTTGCCGTTATAAGCGTGGagttcaagaagaaaaaaactggcAAAGTTTTTGCCCAGGGGCGTCATACCAAGTTTCTTCCTCTTTCCAGTAAAATGTGA